The following are encoded in a window of Elusimicrobiota bacterium genomic DNA:
- the argC gene encoding N-acetyl-gamma-glutamyl-phosphate reductase: MKVRVGIVGVSGYTGEELLRVLSKHPGVVITYLGTRNESLKSNLHAVYPDIDLPSDVTVETFDAATAAKKVDVIFLALPHAVAFEVVPGLIKNNVKVIDLSADYRLDDPVIYEKWYGHKHTALELLKQKVYGLPELYREKIRVAKLIANPGCYPTSVLLGAAAVLKNKVVRTDGIVVDSKSGISGGGRKFVAEYNAMNTAVTRAYQVGGVHRHLPEIEQELCHLSNLAAGKVKVTFTPHIVPQLRGMVSVLYFDLAKELTTENVLGVLAEFYENEPFIKIATPPIVPDTKDVVNTNNCAITARVDNHTGKLVVVSVIDNLGKGACTQAVQNMNIMFNLEETTGLSSCTVRK, from the coding sequence ATGAAAGTTAGAGTCGGGATCGTGGGTGTATCGGGTTATACCGGCGAGGAATTATTAAGGGTATTATCTAAACATCCCGGGGTAGTGATTACGTATCTTGGAACACGGAATGAAAGTTTGAAAAGTAACTTACACGCAGTGTATCCGGATATTGATTTGCCTTCTGATGTTACCGTCGAAACATTTGATGCGGCCACCGCTGCAAAAAAGGTGGATGTAATATTTCTTGCATTACCTCATGCGGTAGCGTTTGAGGTAGTGCCCGGGCTTATTAAGAATAATGTAAAAGTTATTGATCTTAGTGCGGATTACCGGCTTGATGATCCTGTAATCTACGAAAAATGGTATGGGCATAAACATACGGCATTGGAATTATTGAAACAAAAAGTTTATGGTTTACCGGAACTATACCGCGAAAAAATCAGGGTGGCAAAACTTATTGCTAACCCGGGATGTTATCCCACAAGTGTTTTACTTGGCGCAGCGGCGGTACTAAAAAATAAGGTTGTTAGGACAGACGGTATTGTCGTAGATTCAAAAAGCGGGATCTCCGGCGGTGGGCGTAAGTTTGTTGCTGAATATAATGCTATGAATACAGCTGTTACCCGGGCGTATCAGGTTGGGGGTGTGCACCGGCATTTACCTGAGATTGAACAGGAACTTTGTCACTTATCAAACCTTGCTGCGGGGAAGGTTAAGGTAACGTTTACACCGCATATCGTTCCGCAATTACGCGGGATGGTGTCCGTGCTGTATTTTGACCTTGCAAAAGAGTTAACTACCGAGAATGTTTTGGGTGTACTCGCGGAATTTTATGAGAATGAACCATTTATCAAAATCGCTACACCTCCTATCGTACCTGATACCAAAGATGTGGTTAATACCAACAATTGCGCGATTACCGCGCGGGTGGATAACCATACAGGTAAACTCGTTGTTGTATCGGTTATAGATAACCTTGGTAAAGGTGCGTGTACTCAGGCAGTACAGAATATGAATATTATGTTTAACCTCGAAGAAACAACAGGATTATCGTCCTGTACAGTCAGGAAGTGA
- the glyA gene encoding serine hydroxymethyltransferase has protein sequence MKRLERTDPAVWKCIEKEMLRQQTNLELIASENFVSSSVMEAQGSVLTNKYAEGYPGKRHYGGCENCDNIETLAIERVKALFKAEHANVQPHSGTQANMAVYFAVLNLGDTIMGMHLSHGGHLSHGHPANFSGKYFKVVPVSVSRTTEFIDYDEAQKLALKFKPKLIVAGSSAYSRVIDWKKFRQIADDVGAYLMADVAHYAGLIVAGVYPSPVPYSDFVTCTTHKTLRGPRGGVILCKKKYAKLIDHTIFPGTQGGPLMHTIAAKAVAFGEAMKPEFREYQKQILNNARALATAMSKRGYRIVSGGTDCHMFLVDLTSRNIPGLEAQQVLELAGITVNKNTIPHDQQKPLVTSGIRLGTPAVTTRGMKEKEMEQIAEWIDIGLAHRKDAKYLAELKKQVARFCSRFPLYKGLRRTK, from the coding sequence ATGAAACGTCTTGAACGTACCGACCCTGCGGTATGGAAATGTATTGAGAAAGAAATGTTACGGCAGCAAACTAATCTTGAACTTATTGCATCTGAAAACTTTGTATCCAGTTCTGTGATGGAAGCACAGGGTTCTGTTCTGACAAATAAATACGCGGAAGGATATCCCGGGAAACGGCATTACGGCGGGTGCGAGAACTGCGATAATATTGAAACCCTTGCAATTGAACGTGTGAAAGCGTTATTCAAGGCGGAACACGCGAATGTACAGCCGCATTCCGGGACACAAGCTAATATGGCGGTATACTTTGCTGTTCTTAACCTTGGGGATACAATTATGGGTATGCATCTGAGCCATGGGGGGCATTTATCACACGGGCATCCCGCTAATTTTTCGGGTAAGTATTTTAAAGTAGTCCCTGTTTCAGTTAGCAGGACAACAGAGTTTATTGATTACGATGAAGCGCAGAAGCTTGCTTTAAAGTTTAAGCCAAAACTTATTGTTGCGGGTTCATCTGCGTACTCACGCGTGATTGACTGGAAAAAGTTTAGGCAGATAGCCGACGACGTTGGTGCGTACCTTATGGCAGATGTTGCGCATTATGCAGGCTTAATCGTTGCAGGGGTGTACCCTTCACCGGTACCGTACTCGGATTTTGTTACCTGTACAACGCACAAAACTTTACGCGGGCCACGGGGTGGAGTAATTTTGTGTAAGAAAAAGTATGCGAAGTTAATTGACCATACAATATTCCCGGGTACCCAGGGCGGGCCGTTAATGCATACGATCGCAGCGAAGGCTGTAGCGTTTGGTGAAGCAATGAAGCCTGAGTTTAGGGAGTACCAAAAACAGATACTTAATAACGCACGGGCATTAGCGACCGCGATGTCAAAACGCGGGTACCGTATAGTATCCGGCGGGACGGACTGCCATATGTTTCTCGTGGATTTAACTTCGAGAAACATACCTGGGTTGGAAGCTCAGCAGGTACTCGAACTTGCGGGGATTACGGTTAATAAAAACACAATACCGCATGACCAGCAGAAACCGTTGGTTACTTCAGGTATCCGTCTTGGCACCCCGGCAGTTACTACCCGCGGGATGAAGGAAAAAGAGATGGAACAAATAGCCGAATGGATCGATATAGGGTTAGCACATAGGAAAGATGCAAAGTACCTCGCGGAACTAAAAAAACAGGTTGCGCGGTTCTGCAGCAGGTTTCCGTTGTACAAAGGGTTACGTAGAACGAAATAA
- the thiM gene encoding hydroxyethylthiazole kinase → MEQFVWETLVKVRAEKPLVHHLTNWVTIYDCANIVKVFGASPVMAHAKEEVSEMAGIASAVVLNIGTLTPEFVDAMVLTAKTANSRAIPVVLDAVGAGATKFRDKKIAYILNHAYINIIKGNASEIARVAGENVRTKGVDSTDIGDGITGIAQRLAKLRNCTVVVTGETDIVTDNISTMKVHNGHPLMGSIVGTGCMAASVIGAFAAVEPNYVHACVAGLCCYEIAAELASKTVSGPGSFKERLFDTVYNLAKQDVEQYQKIEG, encoded by the coding sequence ATGGAACAATTTGTGTGGGAAACCTTGGTAAAAGTACGGGCAGAGAAACCGTTAGTTCATCATCTAACAAACTGGGTTACGATATACGACTGTGCTAATATAGTAAAAGTTTTTGGCGCATCGCCAGTGATGGCGCATGCGAAGGAAGAAGTATCAGAGATGGCGGGTATCGCTTCGGCGGTAGTGTTGAATATCGGAACATTAACCCCGGAATTTGTAGATGCGATGGTACTCACAGCAAAAACTGCGAACAGTAGGGCAATACCTGTTGTCCTTGACGCTGTGGGCGCTGGTGCAACTAAGTTCAGGGATAAAAAAATAGCGTATATCCTTAACCATGCGTATATTAATATTATCAAAGGTAACGCATCAGAAATCGCGCGGGTTGCCGGTGAAAATGTTAGGACTAAAGGAGTAGACTCAACAGATATTGGGGACGGGATAACAGGGATTGCGCAAAGATTAGCAAAACTACGTAACTGCACAGTAGTGGTTACCGGGGAAACAGATATTGTTACTGATAACATTAGCACAATGAAAGTACACAACGGACATCCTTTGATGGGTAGTATTGTTGGGACAGGATGTATGGCAGCATCAGTAATTGGCGCGTTTGCTGCAGTAGAACCAAACTATGTCCATGCATGCGTTGCAGGATTGTGTTGCTACGAAATCGCAGCGGAACTCGCATCAAAAACTGTTTCCGGGCCGGGAAGTTTTAAAGAACGGTTATTTGACACGGTATACAACCTTGCAAAACAAGATGTTGAACAATACCAGAAAATTGAGGGATAA
- a CDS encoding MraY family glycosyltransferase translates to MYKLYLLALIVSGVATYFLTFGVKKLAVKYGVMDIPDARRVHTVPIPRWGGLAMFGGFVISMLTLLIVSKRFHLLLAYRNPLKDNNGDVIGMLSIGQQFIGIIVALVIIIILGMIDDKKSVPPVPKLLTQIIAAYVAMDFGVRIFGLELPWGIDFVAFPIIVTQILTVFWLIGFMNTINLIDGLDGLAAGVVAIAAFTFLIVAILQGQTQDIFQAKQLKLAAILAAGLCGACVGFLFHNFYPAKIFMGDTGALFLGFMLGTIAVIGTLKTAAVISLIIPVLVIALPVLDVAMAIIRRLMRRQSIMAADKEHFHHRLLSLGWSQREAVLFIYVLSIVLSETAIIITIFRAMPLK, encoded by the coding sequence ATGTATAAGCTATACCTTCTTGCGTTGATAGTGTCCGGTGTTGCGACATACTTTCTGACGTTTGGTGTGAAGAAGTTAGCGGTAAAGTATGGAGTAATGGACATTCCCGACGCACGGAGGGTGCATACAGTGCCGATACCCAGATGGGGCGGGCTTGCGATGTTCGGCGGGTTTGTCATTAGTATGCTTACACTTCTTATCGTGAGTAAGCGGTTCCACCTGCTTCTCGCGTACCGGAATCCATTGAAGGATAACAACGGTGATGTTATCGGGATGTTATCGATTGGGCAGCAGTTTATCGGGATAATCGTTGCGTTGGTTATCATAATTATTCTCGGGATGATTGACGATAAAAAAAGTGTGCCGCCCGTACCTAAATTGTTGACACAGATCATTGCTGCGTATGTCGCTATGGATTTCGGGGTTAGGATCTTTGGGCTTGAACTTCCCTGGGGTATTGATTTTGTTGCGTTCCCGATTATTGTAACACAAATCCTTACAGTGTTCTGGTTGATCGGGTTTATGAATACAATCAATCTTATCGACGGGCTTGACGGCCTCGCAGCCGGGGTGGTGGCAATCGCAGCGTTTACGTTTCTTATCGTTGCAATTCTTCAGGGGCAGACACAGGATATTTTTCAGGCTAAACAGTTGAAACTCGCGGCAATCCTTGCCGCTGGCCTATGCGGTGCGTGTGTCGGGTTTTTGTTCCACAACTTTTATCCCGCAAAGATATTTATGGGTGATACCGGCGCGTTATTCCTGGGTTTTATGCTTGGGACAATCGCGGTTATCGGTACACTAAAAACCGCAGCGGTGATATCATTAATCATTCCGGTACTAGTAATAGCCTTACCGGTGTTAGACGTAGCAATGGCGATTATCCGCAGGTTGATGCGGAGGCAGTCTATTATGGCAGCGGATAAGGAACATTTTCATCACCGGTTGCTTAGTTTAGGGTGGTCACAACGCGAAGCTGTACTTTTTATTTATGTATTATCCATAGTCCTTAGTGAAACCGCGATTATTATAACGATATTCCGTGCGATGCCGCTGAAGTAA
- a CDS encoding M23 family metallopeptidase → MLKKMIVVAVGIALLSSVASAAFYWPCNGKVTSIVGYRYDPISHARKFHNGTDIANSYGTRIGSMTSGKVSFAGWDRTGGGNSVCVQHAYGYKTFYAHMKSISVRRYQTITAKQRVGYMGSTGYSTGPHTHFIIWRYSTVKAPRAYAGQRVYSGARLYLR, encoded by the coding sequence ATGTTGAAGAAAATGATAGTCGTGGCAGTAGGGATTGCATTATTATCAAGCGTAGCATCCGCAGCGTTTTACTGGCCCTGTAATGGTAAAGTTACTAGTATAGTTGGTTATCGGTATGATCCGATTTCGCATGCACGGAAGTTTCATAATGGTACAGATATTGCGAATTCATATGGTACCCGTATTGGTTCAATGACCAGCGGGAAAGTGTCTTTTGCAGGGTGGGACCGTACTGGTGGGGGTAACTCCGTGTGTGTACAGCATGCATATGGATACAAAACATTTTACGCTCATATGAAATCAATCTCGGTACGCCGGTATCAGACAATTACAGCGAAGCAAAGAGTTGGGTATATGGGTTCTACAGGATATAGCACCGGGCCTCATACACACTTTATCATATGGAGATACTCAACTGTAAAAGCGCCAAGAGCGTATGCCGGACAGAGAGTTTATAGCGGAGCAAGGTTATATCTTAGGTAA
- a CDS encoding TonB-dependent receptor, translated as MKISALVSLLIVFLSSIPATVSAADVVIHSAVTGTKTPVMFSHLTRNVSVITAKEIMVLPVQSVAELLGYITSADIQSRGLPGVQADLSFRGSNYAQTLVLLDGVRMNDPQTAHHNMDLPIAVNDIDRIEILHGQGTVTHGADAFGGVVNIITKTKVNHENDRETGITAKVESAQYNTYSVQANVNTKLQSVSQTVSLSSSKSDGTRYDTDYNNSTFYSNTAVVTGNNESTLSLGAMDKAFGAYDFYTPGLNYPSKEWTQTYYAGLRSKQRINNSVALNSVIYYRRHNDKFMLDLRTPTKYVNDHVTHVTGVELGAVVSLPSVGNVSLTLDTVNDMITSTRLGERSKQRYAFATELISSLSINSDLHAGMRYEMSAWGGMFAPTVGYGYWINSDIKLIGSVGRSYRVASFTELYYTDPVNFGNPNLVPEESVNTELTAKYWTGKTASAVSTIFYRSQTNIIDWVGDTDKGPWRATNIGESYVYGVETELKTVSANNVLSLSYTYARTVTMQSYYSKYAQNYPVHNIVFSITSNIIPRVFTPTIAVLYKQRVNDAGYIVVNAKLSRVVFKNALSLFLLCTNITDVQYEDVKGIPAPGRLVSGGLEWSF; from the coding sequence ATGAAAATTAGTGCTTTAGTTTCATTATTGATAGTATTCCTGAGTTCCATACCGGCGACGGTTAGCGCTGCTGATGTTGTGATACACTCCGCGGTAACCGGTACAAAAACGCCGGTAATGTTCAGCCATCTTACGCGTAACGTTAGTGTGATTACCGCGAAAGAAATTATGGTATTACCCGTACAATCAGTTGCGGAATTGTTAGGTTACATAACCTCAGCGGATATACAGTCCCGGGGGCTTCCCGGTGTGCAGGCCGACCTATCATTCCGCGGGTCAAACTACGCGCAAACATTGGTCTTGCTTGATGGTGTACGGATGAACGACCCGCAGACTGCGCATCATAATATGGACCTTCCGATCGCGGTGAATGATATTGACCGTATTGAAATTTTGCATGGACAGGGAACTGTCACGCATGGCGCTGATGCGTTTGGCGGGGTGGTCAATATTATTACGAAAACCAAGGTAAACCATGAAAATGATAGGGAAACAGGTATTACCGCAAAAGTAGAATCCGCACAGTATAATACGTATTCTGTTCAGGCAAATGTTAATACAAAATTACAGAGTGTCAGCCAAACAGTATCGTTATCATCCTCAAAATCTGATGGTACGCGGTACGATACGGATTATAATAACTCAACATTTTATTCAAATACAGCGGTGGTAACGGGTAATAATGAGTCAACGTTATCACTGGGTGCTATGGATAAAGCGTTTGGGGCGTACGATTTTTATACGCCCGGGCTTAACTACCCGTCAAAAGAATGGACACAAACGTACTACGCCGGGTTGCGGAGTAAGCAACGGATTAATAACTCAGTGGCGCTAAACTCTGTTATATACTACCGCCGGCATAATGATAAGTTTATGCTTGACCTCCGTACACCAACGAAATATGTTAACGATCATGTAACACACGTTACCGGTGTGGAACTTGGTGCGGTGGTATCCCTGCCATCCGTTGGCAACGTATCGCTTACCCTAGATACAGTCAATGATATGATCACAAGTACGCGGCTGGGTGAACGCTCGAAACAACGGTATGCGTTTGCAACAGAACTTATTTCATCGTTATCCATAAATAGCGACCTTCACGCGGGGATGCGGTACGAAATGTCTGCCTGGGGCGGGATGTTCGCGCCAACAGTAGGGTATGGGTACTGGATAAATTCTGATATCAAACTCATAGGGTCGGTAGGGAGGTCGTACCGCGTAGCTTCATTTACTGAACTGTACTACACTGATCCGGTGAATTTTGGAAACCCAAACCTTGTTCCTGAAGAAAGTGTTAATACTGAACTCACCGCGAAGTATTGGACTGGGAAAACAGCAAGTGCGGTATCAACAATTTTTTATCGTTCTCAAACCAATATAATAGACTGGGTTGGAGATACGGATAAAGGCCCTTGGCGTGCGACTAATATCGGGGAATCGTATGTTTATGGTGTGGAAACTGAACTAAAAACCGTTTCTGCAAATAATGTGTTGTCATTATCCTATACTTACGCAAGAACAGTTACCATGCAAAGTTATTACTCAAAGTATGCACAAAATTATCCGGTACATAACATTGTGTTCAGTATAACGTCGAACATTATACCCCGTGTTTTTACTCCTACGATTGCTGTGCTGTATAAACAACGGGTGAATGATGCCGGGTATATTGTAGTTAACGCAAAACTTTCACGTGTAGTATTTAAAAACGCGTTATCGCTGTTTTTGTTGTGTACCAATATTACAGACGTACAGTACGAAGATGTTAAAGGTATACCCGCACCGGGCCGCCTGGTTTCCGGTGGGCTGGAATGGAGTTTTTAA
- the wecB gene encoding UDP-N-acetylglucosamine 2-epimerase (non-hydrolyzing): MKKIFVIFGTRPEAVKLIPLVKELNKYRGRYKTVVCITGQHREMLDQVMKLFNQRADYDLDIMQINQTLYDITTHALTKIGDVIKKVKPDMVVVQGDTTTAFAGALSGFYEKVPVAHVEAGLRTGDIYNPFPEEVNRLMIDRIASLYLVPTGNAKAALLREGVGKEKIFVTGNTVVDALMWVAKKSETKLLFPKEDKLILLTSHRRENLGKPLENICRAVKMVVKKYKDVKVVYPVHLNPAVQKTVYSILGSNSRVVLTKPVGYSELVNLIKMSYLILTDSGGIQEEAPALGKPVLVLRKTTERPEGVTAGTAKLVGTDTADIVRETSRLIDDKKVYNRMAQAVNPYGDGHACERTVAVFNNFFGYTSKRPSEF, from the coding sequence ATGAAAAAAATATTCGTGATATTCGGTACACGGCCGGAAGCTGTTAAGCTCATACCGTTAGTGAAAGAGTTGAACAAGTACCGTGGACGGTATAAAACAGTTGTGTGTATCACAGGGCAGCATCGTGAAATGCTTGACCAGGTAATGAAATTGTTTAACCAACGTGCTGACTATGACCTTGATATCATGCAAATAAATCAAACGCTGTACGATATTACTACTCATGCGTTGACAAAGATCGGTGATGTGATTAAGAAAGTTAAGCCTGACATGGTAGTTGTTCAGGGGGATACTACCACAGCGTTTGCCGGAGCGTTATCCGGGTTCTACGAAAAAGTGCCTGTCGCGCATGTAGAGGCTGGTTTACGGACCGGGGATATATATAATCCTTTCCCGGAAGAAGTGAACCGGTTGATGATTGACCGTATCGCATCGTTATATCTTGTCCCCACAGGGAATGCTAAGGCCGCGCTTTTACGTGAAGGCGTGGGGAAAGAAAAAATATTTGTTACCGGTAACACAGTGGTTGATGCATTGATGTGGGTAGCGAAAAAGAGTGAGACAAAACTTTTATTTCCTAAGGAGGATAAACTTATACTTCTTACCTCGCATAGGAGAGAAAACCTGGGTAAACCGCTTGAAAATATTTGCCGTGCAGTAAAGATGGTTGTGAAGAAGTATAAGGATGTTAAAGTTGTGTACCCTGTCCACCTTAATCCGGCAGTACAAAAAACTGTGTATTCCATCCTTGGCTCTAACTCGCGGGTGGTATTAACCAAACCTGTAGGTTATAGCGAGCTTGTGAACTTAATCAAAATGTCATACCTCATCCTCACCGATTCCGGGGGTATACAGGAGGAAGCGCCGGCGTTAGGGAAGCCTGTGCTTGTCCTGCGGAAGACAACTGAACGTCCTGAAGGTGTCACCGCGGGGACTGCAAAACTTGTGGGGACGGATACTGCAGATATTGTACGTGAAACCAGTAGGTTGATTGACGATAAAAAGGTATATAATCGTATGGCACAAGCGGTTAATCCTTATGGTGACGGCCATGCGTGTGAACGTACTGTCGCGGTATTCAACAACTTTTTTGGGTATACCTCAAAACGTCCAAGTGAATTTTGA
- a CDS encoding HIT domain-containing protein, with protein MKNLWAPWRMTFIETHKHVKGCVFCRYLRERMNDVKNHVLYRGRTCFVVMNLYPYNNGHLMVMPKRHIGDITKLTKSEYAELMALSIKAVKVIKRVLKPEGYNIGMNIGAVSGAGIADHLHMHIVPRWYADTNFMPVVAGIKVMPQAVDDTYALLVKEFRRK; from the coding sequence ATGAAAAACTTGTGGGCTCCATGGAGAATGACTTTTATTGAAACACATAAACACGTAAAAGGGTGTGTGTTCTGCAGATACCTGCGTGAACGTATGAACGATGTTAAGAACCATGTATTGTACCGCGGGAGAACGTGTTTTGTTGTTATGAACCTTTACCCCTATAACAACGGGCATCTTATGGTAATGCCTAAACGGCATATTGGAGATATAACAAAACTTACTAAAAGTGAATACGCAGAACTCATGGCTTTATCAATCAAAGCTGTGAAAGTGATTAAAAGAGTCTTAAAACCGGAAGGGTATAATATTGGGATGAACATTGGCGCTGTTTCAGGTGCAGGGATTGCGGATCATCTTCATATGCACATTGTCCCGCGATGGTATGCTGATACCAACTTTATGCCGGTAGTGGCTGGGATTAAAGTCATGCCGCAGGCGGTTGACGATACTTACGCGTTGCTTGTAAAAGAGTTTCGCAGGAAGTAA
- the argJ gene encoding bifunctional glutamate N-acetyltransferase/amino-acid acetyltransferase ArgJ → MKNSLPKNFYASAMHAGLYKKKSKPDVVLFYSSKPCSTAAVFTSNRVKAAPVVLSNKHVIGSGDSIRAVIMNSGCANACTGSEGYRNAMNECVTVSKVLGINPYHVVVASTGVIGVQLPIKKLVNGIVELGKRVKLSFGNKKLIPSDTTYLARAIMTTDTFPKIVSKKFVIDGKVCTLWSCAKGAGMIHPELVPSGKLHATFLCTILTDTAVARKVLDTALREVTQKTFNCVTVDGDTSTNDTVFLLANGAAGNKCISSTKTAGYKKLYSALMETTRELAEMLARDGEGATKFVKIIVQNAPSYALAREAGRVVATSPLVKTAVYGADPNWGRIMAALGRAKVEVVPEKIDIYFDGISIVHNGRGVEKNAGKLHKVMLRKEFEVRINLKLGKESATVYTCDFSYDYVKINADYTT, encoded by the coding sequence ATGAAAAATAGTTTACCAAAAAACTTTTATGCTTCTGCAATGCATGCGGGGTTATACAAAAAGAAAAGTAAGCCGGATGTTGTCCTGTTTTATTCTTCTAAACCGTGTAGTACCGCTGCGGTGTTTACATCAAATCGTGTCAAAGCTGCACCTGTGGTTTTGAGTAATAAACATGTGATAGGTTCCGGGGATAGTATCCGTGCGGTTATCATGAACTCAGGTTGCGCAAATGCGTGTACTGGTTCTGAGGGTTACCGCAACGCTATGAATGAATGCGTTACCGTATCTAAGGTGTTGGGGATAAATCCATACCACGTGGTAGTGGCATCCACGGGTGTTATTGGTGTGCAATTACCCATAAAAAAGTTGGTGAACGGGATCGTTGAACTTGGTAAACGTGTGAAGTTAAGCTTCGGGAATAAAAAACTTATCCCGAGTGATACCACATACCTTGCCCGGGCGATTATGACCACTGATACTTTTCCTAAGATCGTTAGTAAAAAGTTTGTTATCGACGGGAAGGTGTGTACGTTATGGTCCTGCGCAAAGGGCGCGGGGATGATACATCCCGAACTTGTACCCTCAGGGAAGTTGCATGCAACATTTTTATGTACGATACTTACAGACACAGCGGTTGCACGTAAGGTTTTGGATACTGCCTTGCGGGAGGTAACTCAAAAAACGTTTAATTGTGTTACCGTAGACGGGGATACAAGTACTAATGATACAGTATTTTTACTGGCAAACGGTGCGGCGGGGAATAAATGTATTTCTTCTACCAAAACTGCGGGGTACAAAAAGTTGTATTCAGCGTTGATGGAGACTACCAGGGAGTTAGCTGAAATGCTTGCACGTGACGGGGAAGGAGCTACGAAGTTCGTGAAGATTATTGTGCAGAACGCGCCGAGTTATGCACTTGCACGTGAGGCCGGGCGCGTGGTTGCTACTTCGCCGTTAGTAAAGACCGCGGTGTACGGTGCGGATCCTAACTGGGGACGGATAATGGCGGCGCTTGGACGCGCAAAAGTCGAGGTAGTTCCCGAAAAAATTGATATATACTTCGACGGGATTTCGATTGTTCATAACGGCCGCGGGGTTGAGAAAAATGCAGGAAAACTGCATAAGGTTATGTTAAGGAAAGAGTTTGAGGTACGGATTAACCTTAAACTTGGAAAAGAATCCGCGACTGTCTACACCTGCGACTTTTCGTATGATTATGTCAAGATCAATGCGGATTATACTACCTAA
- a CDS encoding L-threonylcarbamoyladenylate synthase, with the protein MRIILPNKLMHKKNGAIVYKTINGRLSQKVVGHINSVITAGGIMVFPTDTVYGIGCSPFSYSSVKRIYAIKKRSFRKQLILLGGTFSQVRPFIEFSHEELGIQRLLSRFCPGPLTLVFKTSELGKMITGGKDTVGVRIPGKCVFTSLLAQMGIPMLTTSANLSNQVNTVDGSTAKKIFCNKVDIIIDNGRIKKGIASTVIDVTAYPYTVIREGCIPKGMVYEVSKNS; encoded by the coding sequence ATGCGGATTATACTACCTAATAAACTTATGCATAAAAAAAATGGTGCGATTGTATACAAAACCATTAACGGCAGGTTATCACAAAAAGTTGTTGGCCATATAAACAGCGTTATAACAGCCGGCGGAATCATGGTTTTTCCTACAGATACAGTATACGGTATCGGGTGTTCGCCATTTTCGTATTCTTCAGTAAAACGTATTTACGCGATCAAAAAACGCAGTTTCCGGAAACAATTGATTTTATTGGGTGGTACCTTTTCGCAGGTACGGCCGTTCATCGAATTTTCTCATGAAGAACTGGGGATACAAAGGTTATTATCACGCTTCTGCCCAGGCCCTCTGACTCTTGTATTCAAAACTTCGGAGTTAGGCAAGATGATTACCGGGGGTAAGGATACGGTTGGGGTGAGGATCCCGGGGAAATGCGTATTTACGTCATTACTCGCGCAGATGGGTATACCGATGCTTACTACCAGCGCTAACCTGTCAAACCAGGTGAATACGGTTGATGGTAGTACAGCAAAAAAAATTTTTTGCAATAAAGTTGATATAATTATTGATAATGGTCGCATAAAAAAAGGTATTGCATCAACTGTTATTGATGTAACGGCATATCCCTATACGGTAATCCGTGAAGGGTGTATCCCGAAAGGTATGGTTTATGAAGTATCCAAAAATAGTTAA